From the genome of Hymenobacter cellulosilyticus, one region includes:
- a CDS encoding transporter: MRKTTLLTTAGLLLVGSARTLAQTTDPSIGNENTPFVRNIRPDRPGQTITTNMLNPGQFQLETGISSQPDPFSPGSSGSRRLNTGLLRVGFFNNIELRVSQGYYSPPAGATRTTEAGSIEVVRPAGFTPTTVGAKFLASTTPNARSQVVVLAEMTLLNGDKTLKPTQYEPAARLLISQQIGERFGLEANFGFRQCGFKAADTKLGTYLGTLALNGPLTNTVGFFAETYATWQQQSTLAPGVTSGLYWRPWPGLRLDVNAGKAFFGPSSGPTVGAGLSLRLPR; encoded by the coding sequence ATGCGTAAGACCACTCTGCTGACTACCGCCGGGCTTCTGCTCGTCGGCTCGGCCCGCACCCTGGCTCAGACCACTGACCCTAGCATCGGGAATGAAAACACGCCTTTCGTGCGCAACATTCGCCCCGACCGGCCCGGACAGACCATTACCACCAACATGCTCAACCCCGGCCAGTTTCAGCTGGAAACCGGCATCAGCAGCCAGCCTGACCCGTTTAGTCCCGGCAGCTCGGGCAGCCGGCGGCTGAATACGGGCCTGCTGCGGGTGGGCTTCTTCAACAACATCGAGCTGCGGGTGTCGCAGGGCTACTATTCCCCGCCGGCAGGAGCCACCCGAACTACGGAAGCGGGTAGCATCGAAGTAGTGCGGCCCGCTGGCTTTACGCCCACGACCGTGGGAGCCAAGTTTCTGGCCTCGACTACTCCCAATGCCCGCTCCCAGGTGGTAGTGCTGGCCGAAATGACGCTGCTCAACGGTGATAAGACGCTAAAGCCCACGCAATATGAGCCGGCCGCCCGCCTGCTGATTTCCCAACAAATCGGGGAGCGTTTTGGCCTGGAAGCCAACTTTGGCTTTCGGCAGTGCGGCTTCAAGGCCGCTGATACCAAGCTGGGCACCTACCTCGGCACGCTGGCCCTGAATGGCCCCCTGACCAATACTGTCGGCTTTTTTGCGGAAACCTACGCCACCTGGCAGCAGCAAAGCACGCTGGCTCCGGGCGTTACGTCGGGGCTGTACTGGCGCCCCTGGCCGGGCCTGCGCCTGGACGTCAACGCGGGCAAGGCCTTTTTCGGGCCTAGCAGCGGCCCAACTGTGGGAGCCGGCCTGAGCCTGCGCCTGCCTCGCTAA
- a CDS encoding SDR family NAD(P)-dependent oxidoreductase — translation MNFSAKNILLVGASSGIGLATAQLLHKLEAKLFTISRHLSPELAELGTTHFEADATQPLPAELLAQLPETLHGVVYCPGSIKLRPFERIPLEDFRSDFELNVLGAVQVLQATMKRLKKAEGASVVLFSTVAATTGMSFHTSIATAKAAVEGLTRALAAEYAASNVRINAIAPSLTNTPLAAALLNTPEKAEAGAKRHPLQRVGEPEDLAYMASFLLSDHSSFITGQVMPVDGEWVS, via the coding sequence ATGAACTTTTCTGCGAAGAATATCCTGCTCGTTGGCGCTTCATCTGGTATTGGCCTAGCTACGGCGCAGCTTCTGCATAAGCTTGAAGCCAAGCTTTTTACCATTTCCCGCCACCTCTCGCCGGAACTAGCCGAGCTGGGTACCACCCACTTCGAAGCCGATGCTACCCAGCCGCTGCCCGCAGAACTCCTGGCCCAATTGCCCGAAACCTTGCACGGCGTAGTCTATTGCCCTGGCAGCATCAAGCTGCGGCCGTTTGAGCGAATTCCACTGGAGGACTTCCGCTCCGACTTCGAGCTGAATGTACTGGGCGCGGTGCAGGTGTTACAGGCCACGATGAAGCGGCTCAAAAAGGCCGAAGGCGCCTCGGTGGTGCTCTTCAGTACCGTGGCCGCTACCACCGGCATGAGCTTCCATACCAGCATTGCCACGGCCAAAGCCGCCGTGGAAGGCCTGACCCGGGCCCTGGCCGCTGAGTACGCCGCCAGCAACGTGCGCATCAACGCCATTGCCCCTTCCCTGACCAATACGCCCCTGGCCGCTGCCTTGCTCAACACTCCCGAAAAAGCGGAAGCTGGGGCCAAGCGCCACCCCTTGCAGCGCGTGGGGGAGCCTGAGGATCTGGCCTACATGGCTTCATTCCTGCTCTCCGACCACAGCAGCTTTATCACCGGGCAGGTAATGCCCGTGGATGGGGAATGGGTAAGCTAA
- a CDS encoding electron transfer flavoprotein subunit alpha/FixB family protein, producing the protein MSVLVVVECDGGEVKKSSLEVASYGSQVAQMLGTTATAVAVGEATEANLAQLGEQGISKVLYDAEPRLKDFVNGAYTKLIAAAAEKEGAQVIVLANSNIGAAVGSRLSVRLKASLATNVVELPKNNGGSFTVKRGAFSGKAFADVVLTGDRKILAVKKNSIEALHEAGKTATVESFSASLSDADFADAPKQVVMQDQAGGVLLPEADRVVSGGRGMKGPENWHLIEELAQALGAATACSKPVSDVDWRPHHEHVGQTGITVSPNLYIACGISGAIQHLAGVNSSKVIVVINKDPEAPFFKAADYGIVGDVFEVLPKLTQAVKELN; encoded by the coding sequence ATGTCCGTTCTAGTTGTAGTTGAATGTGATGGCGGCGAGGTTAAAAAATCGTCGTTGGAAGTGGCTTCGTACGGAAGCCAGGTAGCCCAGATGCTCGGCACCACGGCCACGGCCGTAGCAGTTGGCGAGGCTACCGAAGCCAACCTGGCCCAGCTCGGTGAGCAGGGTATCAGCAAGGTGCTGTACGACGCGGAGCCCCGTCTGAAGGATTTCGTGAACGGCGCTTACACCAAGCTCATTGCCGCCGCCGCCGAGAAAGAAGGCGCTCAGGTAATCGTGCTGGCCAACTCCAACATCGGGGCGGCCGTGGGTTCGCGCCTGTCGGTGCGCCTGAAGGCCAGCCTGGCTACCAACGTGGTGGAGCTGCCCAAGAACAACGGTGGCAGCTTCACGGTGAAGCGCGGCGCCTTCTCGGGCAAAGCCTTTGCGGACGTAGTTCTGACCGGCGACCGGAAGATTCTGGCCGTAAAGAAAAACTCGATTGAGGCCCTGCACGAAGCCGGCAAAACCGCTACGGTTGAGTCGTTCTCAGCCAGCCTCTCCGACGCTGACTTTGCCGACGCTCCCAAGCAGGTAGTGATGCAGGATCAGGCCGGTGGCGTGCTGCTGCCCGAGGCTGACCGTGTTGTATCGGGTGGCCGCGGCATGAAAGGCCCCGAGAACTGGCACCTGATTGAGGAACTGGCCCAGGCGCTGGGTGCGGCTACGGCCTGCTCCAAGCCCGTATCGGACGTCGATTGGCGCCCTCACCACGAGCACGTGGGTCAGACCGGCATCACCGTTTCGCCCAACTTGTATATTGCCTGCGGTATTTCGGGTGCCATTCAGCACCTGGCCGGGGTCAACTCCTCGAAAGTGATTGTCGTAATCAACAAAGATCCGGAGGCACCGTTCTTTAAGGCGGCTGATTATGGCATCGTAGGCGACGTTTTCGAAGTACTGCCCAAGCTCACCCAGGCCGTTAAGGAATTGAATTAG
- a CDS encoding cryptochrome/photolyase family protein, giving the protein MERIVLFWHRRDLRQHDNAGLAAALQSGYPVVPLFIYDREILDLLPSRRDARVTYIYDEVERLARQTEQAGGTFLAFYGKPTEVFAQLTQQYEVAAVYTNEDYEPYATVRDSSIAEQLRAVGADFKAYKDQVIFAKNEILSKSGTPPKVFGAYSKAWLAALRDEHLAPYPSRELFTSANLAELTDATPRPTLEQMSFVRYEQLIPAAELPAEELVRNYHQTRDKPGLVNSSTRRSVHLRFGTLSVRELMRQARELNPKLLNELIWRDFFMMLLWHYPFTATESYDPRLRQVPYRNNEAEFQAWCEGRTGYPLVDAGMRELNQTGYMPNRARIAAAGFLVKHLLIDWRWGDRYFADKLLDYDMAQNVGNWQWMAGTGAVAAPWFRVYSPQSQQEQYDASFAYVWQWIPEFGTCEYPKPIVDHKFARERAIATFRASYQGAG; this is encoded by the coding sequence ATGGAAAGAATCGTTCTATTCTGGCACCGGCGCGACTTACGGCAGCACGACAATGCAGGCCTGGCGGCGGCCCTGCAAAGCGGCTACCCCGTGGTACCGCTGTTTATCTACGACCGGGAAATCCTGGATCTGCTGCCCAGCCGCCGCGACGCCCGCGTCACCTACATCTACGACGAGGTTGAGCGGCTGGCCCGGCAAACGGAGCAGGCCGGCGGCACGTTTCTGGCGTTTTATGGCAAGCCGACGGAGGTTTTTGCTCAACTCACACAGCAGTACGAGGTAGCGGCCGTGTACACCAACGAAGACTACGAGCCCTACGCCACCGTGAGGGACAGCTCCATAGCCGAACAGCTTCGGGCCGTGGGTGCCGACTTCAAGGCGTATAAGGACCAGGTTATCTTCGCCAAAAACGAAATCCTGAGCAAATCTGGAACCCCGCCCAAGGTATTCGGGGCTTACAGCAAAGCCTGGCTGGCGGCCTTGCGCGACGAGCACCTGGCCCCCTACCCTTCCCGGGAGCTGTTTACTAGCGCCAATCTGGCTGAGCTGACCGACGCCACACCGCGCCCGACGCTGGAGCAGATGAGCTTTGTCCGGTACGAGCAGCTGATACCGGCCGCTGAGCTGCCGGCCGAGGAGCTGGTGCGCAACTACCACCAGACCCGCGACAAACCGGGCTTGGTGAACAGCAGTACCCGCCGCTCGGTGCACCTGCGGTTCGGGACGCTAAGCGTGCGGGAGCTGATGCGGCAGGCCCGGGAGCTAAACCCCAAGCTGTTGAATGAGCTGATCTGGCGCGACTTTTTTATGATGCTGCTCTGGCATTATCCCTTCACGGCCACCGAAAGCTACGACCCGCGCCTGCGCCAGGTGCCCTACCGCAACAATGAGGCGGAATTTCAGGCCTGGTGCGAGGGCCGCACGGGCTACCCCTTGGTAGACGCCGGCATGCGGGAGCTCAACCAGACCGGCTACATGCCCAACCGGGCCCGGATTGCCGCGGCCGGCTTCCTGGTCAAACACCTGCTCATCGACTGGCGCTGGGGTGACCGGTATTTTGCCGACAAGCTGCTCGACTACGACATGGCCCAGAACGTGGGCAACTGGCAGTGGATGGCCGGCACCGGGGCCGTGGCCGCGCCCTGGTTCAGAGTCTACAGCCCCCAGAGCCAGCAGGAGCAGTATGATGCCAGCTTTGCCTACGTCTGGCAGTGGATTCCCGAGTTTGGCACCTGCGAGTACCCAAAGCCCATTGTCGACCATAAGTTTGCCCGGGAACGGGCCATTGCTACCTTTCGGGCCTCTTATCAGGGCGCCGGCTAG
- a CDS encoding DinB family protein, which produces MNSYTRMRLALTEQNPTITPYDEEAWALLPDVKATPVAVSLALLESLHIRWTFLLRQLTDEQWLRTFYHPGSKRTFSLDQALAMYAWHGQHHLAHITELRRREGF; this is translated from the coding sequence CTGAACTCCTATACCCGTATGCGGCTCGCGCTGACGGAGCAGAACCCCACCATCACTCCTTACGATGAGGAGGCGTGGGCCTTGCTGCCCGACGTGAAGGCTACCCCCGTGGCGGTTTCCTTAGCTCTGCTGGAGTCTCTGCACATTCGCTGGACCTTTCTACTGCGGCAGCTGACGGATGAGCAGTGGCTTCGCACGTTTTACCATCCGGGCTCCAAGCGGACCTTTTCCCTGGACCAGGCCCTGGCTATGTATGCCTGGCACGGGCAGCATCACCTGGCTCACATCACCGAACTGCGCCGCCGGGAGGGGTTTTAG
- a CDS encoding MlaE family ABC transporter permease, which yields MVKTFGEFLLFMQSMLVRKERLGTLWQRTLDEAILIGIDSVFIVAIVSAFIGAVTCVQIAYNLVNPLIPKSTIGFMVREMTILELAPTITSIVLAGKVGSSIAGGLGTMRITEQVDALEVMGINSASYLVLPKIVAAMLMFPLLVVLAMVLSITGGYLAGTLSGAMSAQEYVEGIRTDFVPYNILFALIKSVVFAFLVSAISSYKGYYTKGGALEVGAASTGAVTNSIIAILLADYVLAAVLL from the coding sequence ATGGTTAAAACCTTCGGTGAATTTCTGCTCTTCATGCAAAGCATGCTGGTGCGGAAGGAACGGCTGGGTACGCTCTGGCAACGCACCCTCGACGAAGCCATTCTCATCGGCATCGACTCCGTCTTTATCGTGGCCATCGTCTCGGCCTTTATTGGGGCCGTTACCTGCGTCCAGATTGCCTATAACCTGGTCAACCCGCTTATTCCCAAGTCGACTATCGGCTTCATGGTGCGCGAAATGACAATCCTGGAGCTGGCTCCCACTATTACCAGCATCGTGCTGGCTGGCAAGGTCGGCTCCAGCATTGCCGGCGGCCTGGGCACCATGCGTATCACCGAGCAGGTCGATGCGCTGGAAGTAATGGGCATCAACTCGGCTTCTTACCTGGTGCTACCCAAGATTGTGGCCGCCATGCTCATGTTCCCGCTGCTGGTAGTGCTGGCCATGGTGCTCTCCATTACGGGCGGCTACTTAGCCGGTACGCTCTCGGGCGCCATGTCGGCTCAGGAGTACGTGGAAGGCATCCGCACCGACTTTGTGCCCTACAACATTTTGTTTGCTCTGATTAAATCGGTGGTTTTTGCCTTCCTCGTGTCGGCTATTTCCTCGTATAAAGGCTATTACACCAAAGGCGGGGCCCTGGAAGTTGGCGCCGCCAGCACCGGTGCCGTCACCAATTCTATTATTGCTATCCTGCTGGCCGACTACGTGCTGGCCGCAGTACTGCTGTAA
- a CDS encoding tetratricopeptide repeat protein — translation MDTTPTRLQQLLTFYNEDPNDPFIIYALATEYRTTEPQRAMEYYQKLLDEHPDYVGTYYHAGKMLEYLQNPEEAEKVYRRGLQVSRKAGQMHAASEIQQALNSLLGLDYEDE, via the coding sequence ATGGATACCACGCCGACCCGCTTGCAGCAGCTGCTGACCTTTTACAACGAAGACCCGAACGACCCGTTCATCATCTACGCCCTGGCCACTGAATATCGGACGACGGAGCCCCAACGGGCTATGGAGTATTACCAGAAACTGCTGGATGAGCACCCTGATTACGTGGGTACGTACTACCACGCGGGCAAGATGCTGGAGTACTTACAAAATCCGGAAGAAGCCGAAAAGGTTTACCGCCGGGGCCTGCAGGTCAGCCGCAAAGCCGGACAGATGCACGCCGCCAGTGAGATTCAGCAGGCGCTGAACTCGCTGCTCGGCCTCGACTACGAAGACGAATAA
- a CDS encoding META domain-containing protein, with translation MKKPLFLLCSTALILQLASCRSTVPVTATPGASTPNTPLAELRNTRWVLRSLNNRAIVTPANGEAYILLRNQELRAEGNAGCNRFGGTFTLTKPGELEFGPLMSTRMACLSDQDNTTEQGFLAALKATRTYQISGDTLRLYAPASPTPAAVLHAVYLH, from the coding sequence ATGAAGAAGCCCTTATTTCTATTGTGCAGCACGGCGCTGATCCTGCAGTTGGCTAGCTGCCGCTCTACCGTCCCGGTTACGGCTACCCCGGGGGCCTCCACCCCCAACACGCCGCTGGCCGAGTTGCGCAATACGCGCTGGGTGCTCCGCTCCTTAAACAACCGTGCCATAGTGACGCCGGCCAACGGTGAGGCCTATATTTTGTTGCGCAACCAGGAGCTTCGGGCCGAAGGAAATGCCGGCTGCAACCGCTTCGGAGGCACTTTCACTCTGACCAAACCTGGCGAGCTAGAGTTTGGCCCCTTGATGAGCACGCGGATGGCTTGCCTCTCAGACCAGGACAATACTACCGAGCAAGGCTTCCTGGCAGCGCTGAAGGCGACTCGCACCTACCAAATCAGCGGGGATACGCTGCGCCTGTACGCACCGGCTTCCCCGACGCCCGCGGCTGTACTCCATGCGGTGTATCTGCACTAG
- a CDS encoding head GIN domain-containing protein — protein sequence MFESTIWPQVKRTTRVFSVGLVAAALGLLFGGCGEGHEMDCLKSTGKVITERRELESFEVITAYDNVDVTLVQDAETYAEVRAGKNLQEDIELRVEHGELTIRNTSRCNWMRTYDTPREVTLHLPRIHDLFLRGYGNMRTAGNFRADTLFCHLVGAGDYDLDITSEYLNMDMYELGNYHLRGRADDFKLLVGGSGSLYASGLLSQRCSFTFNHDSDGDAHVTTSDYLGGTHAGTGTLFYYGKPQQTGIKLTGKGKVEQK from the coding sequence ATGTTTGAAAGTACCATTTGGCCGCAAGTTAAGCGCACCACGCGGGTTTTTAGTGTAGGCCTAGTTGCCGCGGCCCTGGGCCTGCTGTTTGGCGGCTGCGGCGAGGGCCACGAAATGGACTGCCTCAAAAGCACCGGCAAGGTCATCACCGAACGGCGCGAGCTGGAGTCTTTCGAGGTAATTACTGCCTACGACAACGTAGACGTAACGTTGGTGCAGGACGCGGAAACCTACGCCGAGGTGCGCGCGGGCAAGAATCTGCAGGAAGATATTGAGCTGCGCGTCGAGCACGGGGAGTTAACCATTCGCAATACCAGCCGCTGCAACTGGATGCGCACCTACGACACGCCCCGGGAAGTAACCCTGCACCTCCCGCGCATTCACGACCTGTTTTTGCGCGGCTACGGCAACATGCGCACGGCCGGCAACTTCCGCGCCGATACCCTCTTCTGCCACCTGGTAGGCGCCGGCGACTACGACCTGGACATCACCAGCGAGTACCTGAACATGGATATGTACGAGCTGGGCAACTACCACCTGCGCGGCCGGGCCGATGATTTCAAACTGCTCGTGGGCGGCAGCGGCAGCCTTTACGCCAGCGGGCTGCTGTCCCAACGGTGCAGCTTTACCTTCAACCACGACAGCGACGGCGACGCCCACGTGACGACCTCCGACTACCTCGGTGGCACCCACGCGGGCACCGGCACCCTGTTCTACTACGGCAAGCCCCAGCAAACCGGCATCAAGCTAACCGGCAAAGGCAAAGTCGAGCAGAAGTAA
- a CDS encoding bifunctional nuclease family protein: MKKIQLEILGLSSSQSQSGSFALILGEKTGNRRLPIIIGMFEAQSIAIQIEKINPNRPLTHDLFKSFAEHVHVAVLEVLISDLKEGVFYSKIVCTDGATTFELDARPSDAIAIGLRFGVPIYTVESVLSEAGIILSDLDENADEDADEDDEDEDDDSTGSPKPEPTPRDPSGQVSLDELTKMLAQALEKEDYEKAAKIRDELNKRNG; encoded by the coding sequence TTGAAAAAAATACAGCTCGAAATTCTGGGCCTTTCCTCCAGCCAGTCGCAGTCCGGCTCTTTTGCCCTGATTTTGGGGGAGAAAACCGGCAACCGCCGTCTGCCCATCATCATTGGCATGTTTGAGGCGCAAAGCATTGCCATTCAGATTGAGAAAATAAATCCGAACCGGCCGCTGACGCACGACTTGTTTAAGTCGTTTGCCGAGCATGTGCACGTAGCCGTGTTGGAAGTATTGATTTCCGACCTGAAAGAAGGCGTATTCTACTCCAAAATTGTGTGTACCGACGGCGCTACGACCTTTGAACTGGACGCCCGCCCCAGCGACGCTATTGCCATTGGGTTGCGCTTCGGCGTACCAATTTATACCGTGGAAAGCGTGCTGAGCGAAGCCGGCATCATCCTGAGTGATTTGGATGAGAATGCCGACGAAGATGCCGACGAGGATGACGAGGACGAGGATGACGACAGCACGGGCAGCCCCAAGCCGGAACCTACTCCCCGCGACCCCAGCGGACAGGTTTCGCTGGACGAGCTGACCAAGATGCTGGCCCAGGCCCTGGAGAAAGAAGATTACGAAAAGGCCGCCAAAATCCGCGACGAATTGAACAAGCGGAACGGCTAA
- a CDS encoding TetR/AcrR family transcriptional regulator: MDKDRIKQAYLDYVLRKGTPPASVYKLTSKLNIPEAEFYQYYANFDAIDREIWADFARQARQRAATEPVWEQYGAREKLLGFYYTLLELLKQNRSYALNSLRRSLHRMPGLTPRVLDDFRQDFEQFVQDILQEGKRTEEVAVRPLLQESYPRLFWQQALFVLGFFAKDDSLNFERTDAAIEKAVTLSFDLVGRNTLDSALDLARFLVNRR, from the coding sequence ATGGACAAGGACCGTATCAAACAGGCTTACCTCGACTACGTGCTGCGCAAGGGCACCCCACCCGCGTCGGTATACAAGCTCACCAGCAAGCTCAACATTCCGGAGGCGGAATTCTACCAGTACTACGCCAACTTCGATGCCATCGACCGGGAAATCTGGGCTGACTTTGCCCGGCAGGCCCGGCAGCGCGCCGCCACCGAGCCGGTGTGGGAGCAGTACGGAGCCCGCGAAAAGCTCCTGGGCTTCTATTACACCTTGCTGGAGCTGCTCAAACAGAACCGCAGCTACGCGCTGAACTCGCTGCGCCGCTCCCTGCACCGCATGCCCGGCCTTACCCCACGGGTGCTCGACGATTTCCGCCAGGACTTCGAGCAGTTTGTGCAGGACATTCTGCAGGAGGGCAAGCGCACCGAGGAAGTGGCCGTGCGGCCCCTGTTGCAGGAGTCTTATCCCCGGTTGTTTTGGCAGCAGGCTCTGTTTGTGCTGGGTTTCTTCGCCAAAGACGACTCCCTCAACTTTGAGCGCACCGACGCCGCCATTGAAAAGGCCGTAACGCTGAGCTTCGACCTGGTAGGCCGCAACACCCTGGACTCGGCCCTGGACCTGGCCCGCTTTCTGGTAAACCGCCGCTAA
- a CDS encoding M20/M25/M40 family metallo-hydrolase: MEPTENLIVILDPARAEDFQRLVDYTKRGRLTAEKPGAYSCVVALMTTPNAGVKFRVAANTIVRPVEIRNVVGVLPGKDKDRAAEMVVFSSHYDHLGIIEPVAGDKIANGADDDASGTTAVVALAEYFKKKNDNARTLVFAAFTAEEIGGFGSQYFSRQLDAKQIMAMFNIEMIGKQSKFGPNTAFITGFDKSDFGKLLQRNLIGTPFRFEPDPYPEQNLFYRSDNATLARLGVPAHTISTDQIPTDKRYHTVDDEIETLDLANMTAVITAIARSSAGIVSGQQTPTRINPEAVSQRP; encoded by the coding sequence TTGGAGCCGACCGAAAACCTGATTGTCATCTTGGACCCGGCCCGAGCCGAAGATTTCCAGCGGCTGGTAGACTACACCAAGCGTGGCCGGCTGACGGCTGAAAAGCCGGGGGCCTACTCCTGCGTAGTGGCCCTGATGACGACTCCCAATGCTGGAGTCAAATTTCGGGTGGCGGCCAATACCATTGTGCGGCCCGTGGAGATTCGCAACGTGGTGGGCGTGCTGCCCGGCAAGGACAAGGACCGCGCCGCCGAAATGGTGGTTTTTTCCTCGCACTACGACCATCTGGGAATTATTGAGCCCGTGGCGGGCGACAAAATTGCCAACGGAGCCGACGACGACGCCAGTGGTACCACGGCCGTGGTAGCCCTGGCCGAGTATTTCAAAAAGAAGAACGACAATGCCCGCACTCTGGTGTTTGCGGCCTTCACGGCCGAAGAAATCGGTGGGTTTGGCTCCCAGTACTTTTCACGGCAACTCGATGCCAAGCAGATTATGGCCATGTTCAACATCGAAATGATTGGCAAGCAGTCCAAGTTCGGTCCGAATACGGCCTTTATTACCGGCTTCGATAAATCAGACTTTGGCAAGCTGCTGCAGCGCAACCTAATCGGTACGCCGTTCCGCTTCGAGCCCGACCCGTACCCCGAGCAAAACCTGTTCTACCGCTCCGATAACGCCACGCTGGCCCGCCTGGGCGTGCCGGCTCACACCATCAGCACCGACCAGATTCCGACCGACAAGCGCTACCACACCGTCGACGATGAAATCGAGACGCTGGATCTGGCCAATATGACGGCCGTGATTACGGCTATTGCCCGCAGCTCTGCCGGAATAGTATCCGGTCAGCAGACGCCCACGCGCATCAACCCCGAAGCCGTAAGCCAACGGCCCTAA
- a CDS encoding DinB family protein, whose protein sequence is MSPIEQRIVEVSTFWRSLSEEQLQQRPVPEKWSKKEILGHLIDSAQTNIRRVVVGQYQPGAHIVYEQNIWVQAADYQSYPSDELLQLWVLLNRHFARLAARVPADQLSALINWGRDKPEFVSLGLVIKDYLTHLDHHVGQLYQTGSV, encoded by the coding sequence ATGAGCCCTATAGAGCAACGCATTGTCGAGGTGAGTACTTTCTGGCGCAGCCTTTCCGAAGAGCAGCTGCAGCAGCGGCCGGTACCCGAGAAGTGGAGCAAAAAGGAAATTCTGGGCCACCTGATTGATTCAGCTCAGACCAATATCCGCCGTGTTGTTGTGGGACAGTACCAGCCAGGGGCACACATCGTGTATGAGCAGAATATCTGGGTGCAGGCTGCTGATTACCAGTCCTATCCTTCGGATGAGCTACTGCAGTTGTGGGTGCTGCTGAACCGGCACTTTGCCCGGTTGGCAGCGCGGGTGCCCGCCGACCAGCTTTCGGCCTTAATAAACTGGGGCCGGGATAAACCAGAGTTCGTTTCCCTGGGTTTAGTAATTAAAGACTACCTGACGCATCTGGATCATCATGTGGGTCAGCTTTACCAAACCGGCTCCGTATAG
- a CDS encoding SDR family oxidoreductase has product MQKYIVVTGGTKGIGRALVFRFAQAGFGVITCARSGQDLQDLITAVQQDVPGAMLHTFAADLSQAEQTRRFTDFVLDLGVPVEVLVNNTGAFVPGRLQDEPADGSQLRHMIDVNLYSAYDVTRALLPGLIGRRQGHIFNMCSTASIMAYPNGGSYSIAKFALLGFTKGLREELKEHNLRVTAILPGATLTASWEGVDLPAERFIKAEDVAEAVFGAYSLSPQAVIEELLIRPQLGDL; this is encoded by the coding sequence ATGCAAAAATATATCGTTGTCACGGGTGGCACGAAGGGAATTGGCCGCGCCCTTGTCTTTCGCTTCGCCCAGGCCGGTTTCGGGGTCATTACCTGCGCCCGTTCCGGGCAGGACCTGCAGGATCTTATAACCGCTGTGCAGCAGGATGTTCCCGGGGCCATGCTCCACACCTTTGCCGCCGACCTGAGCCAGGCCGAGCAGACGCGGCGCTTCACCGATTTTGTGCTGGACCTGGGGGTGCCCGTGGAAGTGCTGGTCAACAATACCGGGGCTTTCGTGCCCGGCCGCCTGCAGGATGAGCCCGCCGACGGCTCCCAGTTGCGCCACATGATAGACGTGAACCTCTACAGCGCCTACGACGTGACCCGGGCTCTGCTGCCGGGCCTGATTGGCCGCCGTCAGGGGCATATTTTCAACATGTGCTCCACGGCCAGCATCATGGCGTATCCCAACGGGGGCTCCTACAGCATAGCCAAGTTTGCGTTGCTGGGCTTTACCAAAGGGCTGCGGGAAGAGCTGAAAGAGCACAACCTGCGGGTGACGGCCATCCTGCCCGGCGCCACGCTCACGGCCAGCTGGGAGGGCGTGGATTTGCCCGCCGAGCGTTTTATCAAAGCCGAAGACGTAGCCGAAGCCGTATTTGGGGCCTATTCTCTGTCGCCGCAGGCCGTCATCGAAGAGCTGCTCATCCGGCCCCAGCTCGGCGACCTGTAA